The following DNA comes from Legionella sp. PATHC032.
ACGGCATGCAAAAGTCACTCAGTACCCAAAGAAGAATATTTTTTATCCGATTTTATTCGCGACACTGTGGAGTCTGATACTGTTTTGTCTTTTTCAAATTCCAGTATACCCAGTCAGAGATTTCGCTCTCTAAGAAATGGAGAAATTCCTTGGGAAGCCAAACTGGATTTACACGGATTAAAAACTGAAACAGCTCGTCAAGCTCTTTATGATTTTATCCAGAATCAATCACGTAATAATAAACGCTGCTTACTCATTATTCATGGCAAAGGAGGTCATCAAGGCGCTCCTCCGGTAATAAAAAATCTAATCAATCGCTGGCTGCCGCAATTTAGTCAAGTCCTGGCATTCCATAGCGCTCTTCCAAAAGATGGAGGCTTGGGAGCTGTGTACGTCTTATTAAAAAGAAATAGAGAAAAGGATGAACAAGGCAATTACTAGTAACACTTTACTTGCGTTAAAGCAGTAATCTTAGGATAATTCACCAAATTAAAAAATCTCTTGAGTACAGCTATGGAAAAATTAGGTCAGTTCATCATGAATCATTGGCAACTCTGGCTTGCCTTTGTTGTGGTTATATTTTTAATTTTCATTAATGAAATACTCTCTCAAAGAAAGAAAGCCAAAGAAGTTTCACCGCAATCTTTAGTTGATTTAATTAACAATGAAAATGCCATCATAATCGACATACGCGATAAAGAATCATTCAAAAATGGCCATATTATTAATTCAATAAACGTAAACCCTGATGATTTTGATCAACAAAAAATGAGCAAGTACAAAGATAAACCCATTATTCTGGTCTGTGCTAAAGGCTTACAATCTCCAACCCTTGCAATGAAAATACGCAACCAAGGCTATCAACCTCTGGTTCTGAGTGGAGGAATTCAAGCCTGGCAAAACGCTGATCTTCCTTTAGTCAAGAGTAAATGAACAGATGAATGAAGTCATACTTTACACTACGGGTTATTGTCCTTATTGTATCAAAGCGAAAGAATTATTAGATAAAAAGAAGATTATCTATACCGAAATCCGCGTCGATTTACAACCTGAATTACGTGAAGAAATGATACAAAAAAGTGGTCGACGTACAGTGCCTCAAATATTCATTAATGGCCAGGCAATTGGTGGCTGCGATGATTTATATGCCCTGGAAGCCCAGGGAACATTAAATGAACTTTTAAAAAAATAGGAATAAAACATGACTGAACAACTGAATACCAATCAGCAAAATGATGAAGCTCAATTCATGATTCAACGAATCTATATCAAAGATTTATCCTATGAAACACCAAATACCCCCGCTGTTTTTCAACAACAATGGGAACCAGAACTTAAACTGGATCTCAATACAACGACTACTCAACTGGATAAAAACGTTTATGAAGTGGTTTTAACTGTGACAACCACTGTGATGAATCAAAAAACCACAGCTTTTTTGGTTGAAGTAAAACAAGCGGGTATCTTTACGATCCAGGGCGCTGCAGCAAGTCAGTTGGATCACTTGCTTCATAGCTTCTGCCCTAGCATCCTGTTCCCCTATGCGCGTGAAGCAATTACTTCTCAAGTTATTCGTGGCAGCTTCCCACAATTAGTACTCGCACCGATTAATTTTGATGCTTTGTATATGCAGCAGCTGGAAGAAAAACAAAAAGCAACCGGAGCTAAAGACGAAACCGTTTCTCACTAAGATGAATAAAAAAACTATTGCCATGTTAGGTGCCGGCTCCTGGGGCACCGCTGTCGCAATTCATTTAGCTAAAATAGGGCATAAAACTCTGTTGTGGAGCCATAATCCACAGCATGTTGCCCTCATGGCTACACAGCATTCAAACCCAGCTTACCTTCCTGATATACCTTTTCCAGAGAATTTGATCCCGTCTGATAATTTAATTGAATGCGTTCAATCAGCAGATTACGTCATCATAGCGGTTCCATCTCATGCCTTTGCGGAATTAATTAATAAAATCCCTAAACCAACCCTAGGATTAGCATGGCTTACGAAGGGTGTTGATCCAGGAAGTCATCAATTACTAAGCCAACTGGTTGCGAGTCGATTTGGGTTTGATTTTCCCATAGCAGTTATTTCAGGCCCATCCTTTGCCAAAGAAGTAGCCCGTTTCCTGCCAACAGCGCTCACTTTGGCCAGCAACAATATGAGCTATCAAAAAAAAATGCATGAACTATTTCATCACGACAACATTCGTGTCTATTTAAGTGACGATTTAATAGGTGTGCAATTATGTGGCGCAGTTAAAAATATCCTGGCGATAGCCTGTGGAATCAGCGATGGCTTAGGGTATGGCGCCAATGCTAAAGCAGCGCTTATTACACGCGGACTTGCTGAAATGACTCGTTTGGGATTAAGCATGGGAGCACGACAAGATACTTTTCTAGGCTTGGCAGGCGTAGGAGACCTGGTATTGACTTGTACTGATGATCAATCACGCAATCGCCGCTTTGGATTACTCTTGGGTCGTGAGGTGCCTATTCCTGAAGCTGAACAACAGATTGGTCAAGTAGTTGAAGGGAAACATAATGCTGCGCAAATTTGCGCTATAGCCAATAAAAATCAGGTGGAAATGCCAATTTGTGAGCAAATTAATGCGCTTTTACATGGTATGGTTCATGCCCAACAGGCCGTTAACAACCTGATGAGTCGTCCTGCCAAGGAAGAATAACCTTTGCCCTTGCAAAGAATCCTATTAAATTAGGCTTATTGCACCTAGACACTAAGGCACGCAGGTGGTAGAGATGAATTGTCGACATTAACCCATGGCATCAATCAATTCAATATCACTCAAACGCAATTGCTCGCCTAAAAATATCTCGCCTACCTTCTGGAACCTATTAATAGAATCGGTTACCAAATAGTTGATTTTAGGAGCCACAACGAAATTGTCATTGTGTAGATTTTGATTTTGCAATAATTCATAAAGAGAAATTGCAGTCGCCTGAGCAGAATCGACAATTGCTACACCTTCGGGTAATAAGCTGGATAACAAGGGTTTAAATACTGGAAAATGAGTACATCCCAGCAACACCGCATCTTCATCTGAAAAATCGTCGAGATAATGTTTCAATGCTTCACGAGCAACGGAATTAGCCACCATACCTTCTTCTGCCAGGGCGACCAAAACACTACAAGCCCGACT
Coding sequences within:
- a CDS encoding Smr/MutS family protein, encoding MTDDFLSDEDKALFRHHMRSVKPLHEKTKREKTSTSPTYEKKTTACKSHSVPKEEYFLSDFIRDTVESDTVLSFSNSSIPSQRFRSLRNGEIPWEAKLDLHGLKTETARQALYDFIQNQSRNNKRCLLIIHGKGGHQGAPPVIKNLINRWLPQFSQVLAFHSALPKDGGLGAVYVLLKRNREKDEQGNY
- a CDS encoding rhodanese-like domain-containing protein — encoded protein: MEKLGQFIMNHWQLWLAFVVVIFLIFINEILSQRKKAKEVSPQSLVDLINNENAIIIDIRDKESFKNGHIINSINVNPDDFDQQKMSKYKDKPIILVCAKGLQSPTLAMKIRNQGYQPLVLSGGIQAWQNADLPLVKSK
- the grxC gene encoding glutaredoxin 3, with protein sequence MNEVILYTTGYCPYCIKAKELLDKKKIIYTEIRVDLQPELREEMIQKSGRRTVPQIFINGQAIGGCDDLYALEAQGTLNELLKK
- the secB gene encoding protein-export chaperone SecB, with the protein product MTEQLNTNQQNDEAQFMIQRIYIKDLSYETPNTPAVFQQQWEPELKLDLNTTTTQLDKNVYEVVLTVTTTVMNQKTTAFLVEVKQAGIFTIQGAAASQLDHLLHSFCPSILFPYAREAITSQVIRGSFPQLVLAPINFDALYMQQLEEKQKATGAKDETVSH
- a CDS encoding NAD(P)H-dependent glycerol-3-phosphate dehydrogenase, producing MNKKTIAMLGAGSWGTAVAIHLAKIGHKTLLWSHNPQHVALMATQHSNPAYLPDIPFPENLIPSDNLIECVQSADYVIIAVPSHAFAELINKIPKPTLGLAWLTKGVDPGSHQLLSQLVASRFGFDFPIAVISGPSFAKEVARFLPTALTLASNNMSYQKKMHELFHHDNIRVYLSDDLIGVQLCGAVKNILAIACGISDGLGYGANAKAALITRGLAEMTRLGLSMGARQDTFLGLAGVGDLVLTCTDDQSRNRRFGLLLGREVPIPEAEQQIGQVVEGKHNAAQICAIANKNQVEMPICEQINALLHGMVHAQQAVNNLMSRPAKEE